The Streptomyces durmitorensis genome contains the following window.
CGATGAGGGCGATGAGGGCGATGTCATGACGGCTGGCTGCGTCGCTCACGCCGTCCGCCTCCTGAACAACACCCCCGAAGCCCCCACCGAGACGGCAAGGATTCCCGCGCACCAGGCCAGGGCCACCCAAGGGGTCGAGCCCACCTGCTGGTTGAGGAGCAGGCCCCGTAGGGAGTCGATGACCTGCGTCACCGGTTGGTTGTCGGTGAAGGGGCGGAGCCAGTCCGGCATGGTCGATGTCTCTACGAAGGCGCTGCTCGGGTAGGGGAGGAAGCTCACGAAGAAGGTGAAGCCTCCTGCCGCCTCCGGGGACTTGGCCAGTAGGCCCACCGTTGCCGAGAGCCAGGACAGGGCCAGGATGAAGGCCAGGAGGACCGCTGTTGCCGCCAGCCAGGCCGCGGGCGTCGCCGACGGGCGGAAGCCGATGGCGAAGGCCAGCGCGAGGACCAGGGTCGTGGCGATGAGGTTGCGGGCCACCGAGGCGATGACGTGGCCCGTCAGGATCTGCGTGCCGCCGATGTCCAGGGAGCGGAAGCGGTCGATGATGCCGCCCTTCATGTCCTCCGTCACCGCCATCGCCGTGTTCGACGAGCCGAAGCCGGCGCAGAGGAGGAGGACTCCCGGGACGACGTACGTGAGGTACGACTGCGTGTCCGTCTTGATCGCGCCGCCGAAGAAGTAGACGAAGATCAGCAGGAGCATCACCGGGAGCGCCATCGAGGTGATCAGGGCGTCCACGTTGCGGCGGCTGATGCGGATCGCCCGGCCGGTCATGATCAGGGCCTCAGACATTTGTCAGCCCTTTCGGCATGGGCGGCATGGGCGGCATCGGTGGGGTCGGCAGGGTCGGTGGGGTCGACGGGGTTGTGAGGGACAGGAAGACTTCGTCCAGCGTTGCCGTGCGGATGTTGAATGTTGCCAAGTCGGTTTGGTGTGGGTCGAGTTCCGTCAGTAGTTCTCGTACGGCGTTGGCTGCGCCGTCCGTCGGGAAGCCGAGCGTCAGCGTCTCCGGGGAGTGGTGTGTCGCCCTGGGGGAGAGGCGCAGGTAGGCCTCCTTGGTGGTGAGCGTTGCGTCCAGGCGGTGGCCCGACACCCGGGATTTCAGCGACGACGGTGAGCCTTCCGCCGCGATCACTCCCTCGTGCAGTACCGCTATGCGGGCCGCCAGTTGGTCCGCCTCCTCCAGGTATTGGGTGGTGAGGAAGACCGTCGTGCCCTGCGCCGTGAGGTCCCGTACCACCTCCCACATCTCCTGGCGGCTGCGCGGGTCCAGGCCCGTCGTCGGCTCGTCCAGGAAGATGACCTCCGGGTCGCCCACGAGGCCCGCCGCCAGGTCCACGCGGCGGCGCATGCCTCCCGAGTACGTGCGGACCAGGCGGTCGCCCGCCTCCGTGAGGCCGAAGCGGGCCAGGAGTTCGGCGGCCTTGGCGCGGGCCGCCTGGCGGGGCAGGCCCGCGAGCCTCGCCATCATGCGGAGGTTCTCCGCGCCGGTCTGCGTCTCGTCGACCGCCGCGAACTGGCCGGTGAGGCTGATCGCGCGGCGGACCTCGCGCCGCCCCGTACGGATGTCGTGGCCCGCCACCCGCGCCGTACCCGCGTCGGGGGTGGTGAGCGTGGTGAGGATGCGGACGGCGGTCGTCTTGCCTGCGCCGTTCGGGCCGAGGAGGGCGAAGACGGTGCCGGGCGGGACGTGGAGGTCGATGCCGTGCAGGACGGGGACTGCGTTGCGGTCGCCGGGGGTGCCGTACGTCTTGGTGAGGGCCCTTGCCTCGATGGCGGCCGGGGCCTCTGTGAGTGGTGGTGGGGGTGGCTTGGGTCGCATGTTTGCTCCTGGGGTTTGTGGCGCTCTCGTCGCGTCAGCGTTTATTGCGTAAGGCCTACGCATTACTGAGTAAGGGTTACGCAGAACTACGATGTGCGTCAAGCGCGGCAGCTCAGGAGGAGGAGGCGACGGCGGGCTATGGCGGCAAGTGGCGAAGGTGCGCGGGGTGAAGGCGTGCGGGGCGAAGGTGCGCGGGGCGAAGGCGCGCCGGGCGAAGGCGCGCAGGGCGACGGCGGCACGGGGCTGTCCGTGAGTCTTGAGACCGCCTGGGGGTTGCGTGAGCGGCCGTCCAAAGGGCCCAAGCCCGGCCTGAGTCTTGACCGCATCGTCGACGCGGGCATCGCCATCGCCGCCTCGGAGGGGATCGGTGCGGTCACCATGGGGCGGGTCGCCAAGGCGCTCGGCGTCTCGCCGATGTCCCTCTACCGGTACGTCTCCTCCAGGGACGAGCTGTACGTCCTGATGCAGGACGTGGCCACCGGGGCGCCGCCCGAGATGCCCCCGGAGGTCACGGGGTGGCGTGCGCGTCTGGAGTGGTGGGCGCGGGCTCAGCGCGAGGTCTTCCGGCGCAATCTGTGGCTCGTGCGCATCCCCATCACCTCGCCGCCCGCTTCACCCCACTATCTGGAGTGGATGGAGCAGGGGCTCGCGGCACTCGACGACAGCGGTCTCGAGGAGGGCTGGAAGCTGTCCGTGCTCATGCTGGTGGGCGGGTTCGTGCGCAACGAGGTCACGCTCATGGCCGATCTGGAGGGGGTCATGAGGGCGGGGGGTCAGGAGCCCGACGAGGTGATGCGGCGGTACGCGCGCACCATCGACGCGCTGACCTCGACCGAACCCGAACGGTTTCCGGCGCTGCGGCGGACTCTCGCGGCGGGGGTCCTCGATGTCGCGGACGCCGAGCCCATGGAGTTCGAGTTCGGGATCGGGCGGGTGCTGGATGGGGTGGCTGTGCTGGTGGGGGATCTGTAGGGCGCGGGTTGCGGGTTGCGGGTTGTGGGTCGTTGGGGGGTGCGGGCTGTGGGTGGGGAGGCCTGCGGCGCAGCGGCGGTGGGTGGGGGTTGCGGGTGCGGAGTCGCCTCGCTGGTGGCTGCGGGGCCGTGCCGGTATGTCCGTACTCGCTATCTCGGTCCGAGCGCATGGGTGCTTCGGCGGGGGAGTTGGTTCGTACCGTGCTCCGTGCGGACATACCGGCACGTCCCCTCACGTCTCGGTGCCGACTGCGGGCGCGTGGGTCCCGCCGGGCTCTCCAGGTCGGTTCGTCCCGGTCCTCCGCTGAGCCGGGATTGCCCTAGGCGCTCTTCACGCGTATGCCGTCAATCCCGAACGCAGCTGTGCGAACGCTCTGTTCGCCGCCGCCACCGCCTCCGGCCACACCGCTTCCGCGCTCTCGCCCGCGTCGATCCGGCGCCAGTTCTCCAGGGCGAGGATGCGTTGTACGGCGATGATCTGGCCGGCGGCCAGTCGTGCGGCCAGTCGTGCGGCCAGTCGTGCGGCCAGTGCGTCCGCGTCTGATGGTCCGGTCAACGCTTCGCCCAGCGCTGCCTCCGACCGCTCCTGGTAGCCGTACAGCCGTGCCACCAGTGACGGCGTTCCGTACAGGAGTCGATGGAAGGCGAGTACGTGGACGTTGTCGCACAGGCCGGTCACCGGGTCCCGGTGCTCCAGGCCGTCGAGGAACCGGTGCTGCAGGGCGTCCAGGGGGGAGCGCTTCGCGGGGCGCTCGGTGACCACCCGTGCCGCCTCGTCCACGTGGTCGGCGAACCGGTGGAGTACGAGGTCCTCCTTGGCCGGGAAGTACCGGAACAGGGTCGGCTTGGAGATCTCGGCGGCTGCCGCCACCTCCGCCACCGGCACCTTCTCGAAGCCCTTCTCCAGGAAGAGCGCGATCGCCGCGTCGGAGACTGCCTGGTACATCCGCTGCCTCTTGCGCTCGCGCAGGCCGGGGCCCCCAGGGTCGGTTCCGGTTTCGGCCGGGGTGCCTGCCTCTTCGTCCGTCATGGCCATGGGGTGAGCCTATCGCAGATTTGATTCTCGGTAATAAATTTAACTCGGTTACATTTTTCGTTATCCTTGGCCGCATGACGCCAAGCGACTCAGGCCCCCTCGAAGCTGCCCTCGCCGTCGAACGCCGCTACCACGACACCTGCCGCACCGCCCTCACCGGCATGGTCGACGGGGCGGAGGAGCAGGTTGTCAGGGGAGCGGACGTCTCCGCGTCCGGTGCCGACGCCGAAGTTCTCGGCTATCAGTTCCGCAGCCATGCCAAAGCGATGCGCGAACTCCCCGAAGCTCCCCTCTTCTTCGGCCGCCTCGACTTCGCCGCCGACGGGGACGAAGCCGCCGCAGCCGGTGATCATCGCGGGCAGAGCTACCACATCGGCCGTCTCCGTATCACGGAACATCCCTCCGCCCCGCCCCTCGTCGTCGACTGGCGCGCCCCCGTGTCCCGCGCCTTCTACCAGGCCGGAGCCCGCGACCCCCAAGGC
Protein-coding sequences here:
- a CDS encoding ABC transporter permease yields the protein MSEALIMTGRAIRISRRNVDALITSMALPVMLLLIFVYFFGGAIKTDTQSYLTYVVPGVLLLCAGFGSSNTAMAVTEDMKGGIIDRFRSLDIGGTQILTGHVIASVARNLIATTLVLALAFAIGFRPSATPAAWLAATAVLLAFILALSWLSATVGLLAKSPEAAGGFTFFVSFLPYPSSAFVETSTMPDWLRPFTDNQPVTQVIDSLRGLLLNQQVGSTPWVALAWCAGILAVSVGASGVLFRRRTA
- a CDS encoding ABC transporter ATP-binding protein; this encodes MRPKPPPPPLTEAPAAIEARALTKTYGTPGDRNAVPVLHGIDLHVPPGTVFALLGPNGAGKTTAVRILTTLTTPDAGTARVAGHDIRTGRREVRRAISLTGQFAAVDETQTGAENLRMMARLAGLPRQAARAKAAELLARFGLTEAGDRLVRTYSGGMRRRVDLAAGLVGDPEVIFLDEPTTGLDPRSRQEMWEVVRDLTAQGTTVFLTTQYLEEADQLAARIAVLHEGVIAAEGSPSSLKSRVSGHRLDATLTTKEAYLRLSPRATHHSPETLTLGFPTDGAANAVRELLTELDPHQTDLATFNIRTATLDEVFLSLTTPSTPPTLPTPPMPPMPPMPKGLTNV
- a CDS encoding TetR/AcrR family transcriptional regulator, which produces MRGEGARGEGAPGEGAQGDGGTGLSVSLETAWGLRERPSKGPKPGLSLDRIVDAGIAIAASEGIGAVTMGRVAKALGVSPMSLYRYVSSRDELYVLMQDVATGAPPEMPPEVTGWRARLEWWARAQREVFRRNLWLVRIPITSPPASPHYLEWMEQGLAALDDSGLEEGWKLSVLMLVGGFVRNEVTLMADLEGVMRAGGQEPDEVMRRYARTIDALTSTEPERFPALRRTLAAGVLDVADAEPMEFEFGIGRVLDGVAVLVGDL
- a CDS encoding TetR/AcrR family transcriptional regulator, which translates into the protein MTDEEAGTPAETGTDPGGPGLRERKRQRMYQAVSDAAIALFLEKGFEKVPVAEVAAAAEISKPTLFRYFPAKEDLVLHRFADHVDEAARVVTERPAKRSPLDALQHRFLDGLEHRDPVTGLCDNVHVLAFHRLLYGTPSLVARLYGYQERSEAALGEALTGPSDADALAARLAARLAARLAAGQIIAVQRILALENWRRIDAGESAEAVWPEAVAAANRAFAQLRSGLTAYA